TCACTCTGACTGAGATCATCCAGCAGGTTCTTGAGCGTTTGTAATTGGTGAAAGGTCCACGGATTTCGCCTTTGATAATTCAAGGCGAGCCGGTCGTGATTCTTTTCGCCCCGGCGGATCTTTTTTTCGGTTTGCTGAACATTCTTTAAGAGTTCCAGGGCGGATTGGCGAATAGCCCCCTGTTGAAAGACCAGCCGCTGTTCAGCCAGGTCAGAGGTAGCGACCGTGACATTGGTCAAGACGCCCACCTGGCGCTGGATCATGGCTTCAATGTAGGAGTCTGCCGTCTGCCCTTCAGCAGTAAAGACTACATTCAAGCGGTACTTCTTATAAGACTTGGAGAGTCCCGGGACAAACATGGCATCAAAAACTACCCAGCATGCCAAGGCATGGTAAGCCGCATAATTAGACAAGCGCTGTAGCAATTGGTCGCGGGCGCCTTCAATATCGTCTTGGCCCTTGAGTTTAACCAGTTCTGGCCAAGCCCCGATCATATTATAGCCATCCACAATAAGTACTTCCCTGCGCATACACATTTCACCACCTTGGCATTTCTTAAGGGGTCAGCCGCCTTTTCCCATAGACTTCATACATGACTAAAGCTGCCGCCACACTGGCATTCAAGCTCTGAACATGGCCCCGCATAGGAATGGTTAATACCCCATCTAAGGACTTTTTGACCCGGGGAGAAATCCCCTTCTCTTCGTTACCAATGACTACGGCGATTGGTAAGCTGGCATCCATGTCCCAATAGTCTTGGCCTTCCATGTCGGTACCAAAGACCCACAGACCCCTTTCCTTCAACACTTCAATGGTTTGGGTCAAGTTGGTTACCCGGGCTACGGGCAGGTATTCAATGGCCCCAGTCGAAATCTTAGCCACGGTCGGGGTCACTCCAGCTGCCCGGTGCTTAGGAATAATAATTCCATGTGCCCCACAGGCATCCGCCGTCCGTAAAATACTGCCCAGGTTATGGGGGTCCATAATCCCGTCCAAGAGGATAAAGAAAGGATCTTCCTCGCAGTCTTTAGCCACTTGGAATAAATCATCCACACTATAATACTGGTAGGCTGCCACTTCTAAAACAAAACCTTGGTGGTTCGCTCCTTGGGTCAACTGATCCAAATCGCGCTTAGACCGATAGCTGATGGGAATCTGGCGATCCTTCAAGCCCTTTTCGACTGCTTGATGGCGTTTAGAATGTTGGCCTTCTTGCAGGTAGGCTTGGTAGATTTCTTGTGAGCTGTCCAGGGCGGCTTGGACCGCATGGTAGCCCAAAACGAAATCTTTTGGCGATTTTTTTGACTTAGGACTCATCCTTATCCTCCTCTAAGTATGCAAAGCTGGCTTGGCTCAAGGCCTGGAAGCGGTCGGTATCCACCAGGTATAAGTAGCCCATTAAGGCTTCCAAACCCGTCGCTAGCCGGTAGGAATGGATATCCGCATTTTTAGCTGAGCTGTGACTTTGGCTGTTACGTCCCCGCTTAAAAATACTAATTTCGCTTTCAGTTAAAGCCTGACTATCCAGCAAGTGCTTGACCAGTTTAGCTTGGGCCTTGGCACTGACAAAGTGGGTGGCCCGCTCATGAAGATCATGGGGGCGGGTGAGACCACTAGCCACTAGATGGGTCCGTACCTGGATTTCCCAGGCGGCGTCACCCAGATAAGCCAGGGTCAGGCCGCTTAATTGTTTGACTGCCTTCTTATCCATTATTTACTTCTTCTCCAACGGGTTCCTTGCGGGGTGTCATCCAAGATGATCCCTTGGTCAAGTAACTCT
This genomic stretch from Aerococcus mictus harbors:
- a CDS encoding NYN domain-containing protein produces the protein MRREVLIVDGYNMIGAWPELVKLKGQDDIEGARDQLLQRLSNYAAYHALACWVVFDAMFVPGLSKSYKKYRLNVVFTAEGQTADSYIEAMIQRQVGVLTNVTVATSDLAEQRLVFQQGAIRQSALELLKNVQQTEKKIRRGEKNHDRLALNYQRRNPWTFHQLQTLKNLLDDLSQSEE
- the rlmB gene encoding 23S rRNA (guanosine(2251)-2'-O)-methyltransferase RlmB gives rise to the protein MSPKSKKSPKDFVLGYHAVQAALDSSQEIYQAYLQEGQHSKRHQAVEKGLKDRQIPISYRSKRDLDQLTQGANHQGFVLEVAAYQYYSVDDLFQVAKDCEEDPFFILLDGIMDPHNLGSILRTADACGAHGIIIPKHRAAGVTPTVAKISTGAIEYLPVARVTNLTQTIEVLKERGLWVFGTDMEGQDYWDMDASLPIAVVIGNEEKGISPRVKKSLDGVLTIPMRGHVQSLNASVAAALVMYEVYGKRRLTP
- a CDS encoding Mini-ribonuclease 3, which produces MDKKAVKQLSGLTLAYLGDAAWEIQVRTHLVASGLTRPHDLHERATHFVSAKAQAKLVKHLLDSQALTESEISIFKRGRNSQSHSSAKNADIHSYRLATGLEALMGYLYLVDTDRFQALSQASFAYLEEDKDES